In a genomic window of Flavobacterium lipolyticum:
- the aat gene encoding leucyl/phenylalanyl-tRNA--protein transferase, which produces MYYVFNELFFPPVSEADEEGILAIGGDLDPERLKLAYQSGIFPWFNEGEPILWWSPDPRMVLFLEELIVSKSMRNVLNRKQFTVTFNESFREVISNCQKIKREGQDGTWISNEMIDAYCELNKQGIAKSVEVWQDDVLVGGLYGIDLGHVFCGESMFSKVSNASKVAFIALVNYLKEGNYQLLDCQVYNSHLESLGCREIDREEFIAILKKE; this is translated from the coding sequence ATGTATTACGTATTTAACGAGTTGTTCTTTCCACCCGTTTCAGAAGCCGATGAAGAAGGAATTCTTGCTATTGGCGGAGACTTAGATCCGGAAAGACTGAAATTGGCTTATCAAAGCGGGATTTTTCCCTGGTTTAATGAAGGAGAGCCTATTCTTTGGTGGTCACCGGATCCCAGAATGGTTTTGTTTTTAGAGGAATTGATTGTGTCAAAAAGCATGCGTAATGTTCTGAATAGAAAACAATTCACGGTTACTTTTAATGAAAGTTTTAGAGAGGTGATTTCGAATTGTCAAAAAATAAAACGGGAAGGACAAGACGGAACCTGGATTTCAAACGAAATGATTGATGCCTATTGTGAACTTAACAAGCAGGGAATCGCAAAATCTGTCGAGGTTTGGCAGGATGACGTTCTCGTTGGAGGTTTGTATGGGATCGATTTGGGGCATGTTTTTTGTGGTGAAAGTATGTTTTCGAAAGTCTCGAATGCATCAAAAGTAGCTTTCATAGCTTTGGTAAATTATTTAAAAGAAGGGAACTACCAACTCTTGGATTGTCAGGTTTACAATTCCCATTTAGAAAGTTTAGGCTGTCGTGAGATTGATCGCGAGGAGTTTATAGCTATCTTAAAAAAGGAATGA
- a CDS encoding HesA/MoeB/ThiF family protein, which produces MSIIQEFLRYNRQTILPEIGDEGQEKLKKAKVLVIGAGGLGCPILQYIATAGVGFIGIMDFDTIEIHNLHRQILYTEKEIGQLKAVVAKEVVSKLNPLIKVEAIVEKLTPENARQIIEQYDIVVDGSDNFTTRYLVNDTCVALQKTLVYGSILKFEGQIAVFNHKGSKNLRDLFPEMPDPKDVPNCNLNGVLGTLPGIIGTMMAHETLKIILELPTLNNELVLFNTIHWNFTKLNF; this is translated from the coding sequence ATGAGCATTATACAGGAATTTTTACGCTACAACAGGCAAACCATTCTTCCCGAAATTGGTGACGAAGGTCAGGAGAAACTTAAAAAGGCCAAAGTTTTAGTAATTGGTGCCGGCGGTTTAGGCTGTCCCATTTTACAATATATTGCTACAGCGGGAGTTGGTTTTATTGGTATTATGGACTTTGACACTATCGAGATCCATAATCTTCACCGACAAATTTTATATACCGAGAAAGAAATTGGTCAACTTAAAGCTGTTGTTGCAAAAGAAGTGGTTTCTAAACTCAATCCATTAATAAAAGTCGAAGCCATAGTTGAAAAATTAACTCCGGAAAATGCCAGACAGATTATTGAACAATACGATATTGTAGTCGATGGTTCGGATAATTTTACCACACGCTATTTGGTTAACGATACCTGTGTGGCACTGCAAAAAACTTTGGTCTATGGTAGTATCTTAAAATTTGAAGGACAAATTGCCGTTTTTAACCATAAGGGCAGTAAAAATTTACGCGATTTATTTCCTGAAATGCCGGATCCGAAGGATGTTCCGAATTGCAATCTCAATGGTGTTTTAGGAACATTACCCGGAATTATTGGCACGATGATGGCGCATGAAACGCTCAAAATAATTTTGGAATTACCCACTTTAAACAATGAACTGGTACTCTTTAATACGATACACTGGAATTTTACCAAACTTAATTTCTAA
- the thiH gene encoding 2-iminoacetate synthase ThiH: MKTFKSVFENYDWNTIQSKIYQTTSKDVEHSLFKTKRNLDDFLALISPAAQNYLEQMAQKCHEITKKRFGKTIQMYAPLYLSNECQNICTYCGFSLDNKIKRKTLSDAEIKIEVEALKEIGFDHVLLVTGEANYTVNINYFLNAIALIRKEFSIISVEVQPLSTEDYERLHQAGVYSVLVYQETYHQEVYKKYHTKGKKSNFDYRLETPDRIGTAGIHKMGLGVLLGLEDWRTDSFFNALHLDYLQKKYWQTKYSVSFPRLRPAEGIIEPNFIMDDKDLTQLICAYRLWNEDLEISISTRENEKFRNHIIPIGVTSMSAGSKTNPGGYVVDPQSLEQFEISDERSAKEIAQIITNSGYEPVWKDWDKSYC, translated from the coding sequence ATGAAAACATTCAAATCGGTTTTTGAGAATTATGATTGGAATACTATTCAATCTAAAATATATCAAACCACATCAAAAGATGTAGAACACTCTTTGTTTAAAACCAAACGAAATCTCGATGATTTTTTAGCTCTGATTTCTCCTGCCGCACAAAACTATCTGGAGCAGATGGCACAAAAATGCCATGAAATTACCAAAAAACGTTTTGGCAAAACCATACAAATGTATGCTCCTTTATATCTCAGCAACGAATGCCAAAACATTTGCACCTATTGCGGATTTAGTTTAGACAATAAAATCAAACGAAAAACCCTCTCTGATGCTGAGATAAAAATTGAAGTAGAAGCTTTAAAAGAGATTGGTTTTGACCATGTTTTATTGGTGACTGGTGAGGCTAATTATACCGTAAACATTAATTACTTCCTAAATGCAATTGCCTTAATACGTAAAGAATTCTCTATTATTTCTGTGGAAGTCCAACCGCTTTCAACCGAAGATTATGAACGTTTGCATCAGGCTGGTGTTTATTCGGTTTTGGTATATCAGGAGACCTACCATCAGGAAGTATATAAAAAATACCATACGAAAGGCAAAAAATCAAATTTTGATTATAGACTCGAAACACCTGACCGTATTGGTACAGCCGGAATTCATAAAATGGGATTGGGGGTTTTACTGGGGCTGGAAGACTGGCGAACCGACAGCTTTTTTAATGCGTTACATCTGGATTATCTTCAAAAAAAATACTGGCAGACTAAATATTCGGTTTCCTTTCCGAGACTCCGCCCGGCAGAAGGCATTATTGAACCTAATTTTATTATGGACGATAAAGATCTGACACAACTCATTTGTGCCTATCGTTTGTGGAATGAGGATTTGGAAATTTCAATCTCGACACGTGAGAATGAGAAATTCAGAAACCATATTATCCCTATCGGTGTGACCAGTATGAGTGCAGGCTCTAAAACCAATCCCGGTGGTTATGTTGTTGATCCGCAATCTCTCGAGCAATTCGAAATCAGCGACGAACGTTCTGCCAAAGAAATTGCACAAATTATAACGAATTCAGGCTATGAACCTGTCTGGAAAGACTGGGACAAAAGCTACTGTTAA
- a CDS encoding thiazole synthase, whose protein sequence is MQTSLFNIGDKTLTSRLFLGTGKFGSNLEMENAILASESELVTVALKRIDLETETDAILTHLNHPNIHLLPNTSGARNAKEAVFAAQLAREALETNWLKLEIHPDPKYLMPDPIETLKATEELAKLGFFILPYIHADPVLCKHLESAGTTAVMPLGSPIGSNKGLKTIDFLEIIIEQSNVPVIVDAGIGSPSDAAKAMEMGADAVLVNTAIAVAGNPTLMAEAFKEAVIAGRKAFEAKIAPQQNYAMASSPLTSFLYE, encoded by the coding sequence ATGCAAACGTCATTGTTTAACATAGGAGATAAAACCTTAACCTCCCGTCTATTTTTAGGAACAGGAAAATTTGGTTCGAATCTGGAAATGGAGAATGCTATTTTGGCATCAGAAAGTGAGTTGGTCACTGTAGCACTGAAACGTATCGATCTCGAAACCGAAACGGATGCTATTTTAACACACTTAAATCATCCAAACATTCATTTATTACCCAATACATCGGGAGCACGAAACGCTAAAGAGGCCGTTTTCGCTGCACAATTAGCGAGAGAAGCACTAGAAACAAACTGGCTGAAACTTGAAATTCATCCGGATCCGAAATATCTGATGCCCGATCCGATAGAAACTTTAAAAGCGACAGAAGAACTCGCTAAACTTGGTTTTTTTATCCTGCCATACATCCATGCCGATCCCGTTTTATGCAAACATTTGGAGAGTGCCGGAACAACCGCTGTTATGCCCTTAGGCTCCCCGATTGGAAGTAATAAGGGTTTAAAAACGATTGATTTTTTAGAGATTATTATCGAACAAAGTAATGTTCCCGTAATCGTCGATGCCGGAATCGGATCTCCGTCTGATGCTGCAAAAGCAATGGAAATGGGTGCAGATGCTGTTTTGGTTAATACCGCAATAGCAGTTGCCGGAAATCCGACATTAATGGCCGAAGCCTTTAAAGAAGCGGTAATCGCGGGCCGGAAAGCCTTTGAAGCTAAAATTGCTCCTCAACAGAATTATGCCATGGCTTCAAGTCCTTTGACCTCTTTTTTATATGAGTAG
- a CDS encoding thiamine phosphate synthase, protein MYHKLQYISQGRTIEEQLYNIHEALDAGCDWVQLRFKNQTEKDTFTLAEAVKFLCEEYLANFIVNDNLYLTQQIAADGVHLGLSDMKIDEARAILGNTKIIGATANTYEDIENHIKNGCDYIGLGPFRFTTTKEKLSPILGLSGYFKIIQNLKRNKLEIPVYAIGGITLNDVAPLMETGIHGIAISGMLTESNQKEKLIQQLNEKLYANVIV, encoded by the coding sequence ATGTATCATAAATTACAATATATCTCGCAGGGAAGAACAATAGAAGAACAGCTGTATAATATCCATGAGGCTTTAGATGCCGGCTGCGATTGGGTACAGCTCCGTTTTAAAAATCAAACTGAAAAAGACACTTTTACTCTGGCGGAAGCAGTAAAATTTTTATGTGAAGAGTATCTCGCTAATTTTATTGTAAACGACAATCTGTATCTCACTCAGCAAATCGCCGCAGACGGAGTTCATCTCGGACTATCAGACATGAAAATTGATGAAGCAAGGGCAATACTCGGAAATACTAAAATCATAGGAGCAACAGCCAACACTTATGAAGACATTGAAAATCACATCAAAAACGGCTGCGATTATATTGGTTTGGGGCCCTTTCGTTTTACAACAACCAAAGAAAAACTAAGTCCAATTCTGGGATTGTCAGGTTATTTTAAAATTATTCAGAATCTAAAACGCAATAAACTGGAGATTCCTGTTTATGCCATTGGAGGAATCACTCTGAACGATGTCGCTCCTTTAATGGAAACAGGGATTCATGGAATTGCGATCTCCGGAATGCTTACAGAAAGTAATCAAAAAGAAAAACTCATTCAACAATTAAACGAAAAGTTATATGCAAACGTCATTGTTTAA
- a CDS encoding hydroxymethylpyrimidine/phosphomethylpyrimidine kinase: MSANRPIALSIAGFDPSGGAGVLADVKTFEQHHVTGFGILTSNTIQTEDQFIEIQWTDLSFVIRSIETFFDRYKISAVKIGIIPSLNYLNHILSTIKRISPGTLIVWDPVLKSSTQFEFMSIEDLLELNPTLSKIDLITPNYNEIEILFPGFIINQLEFQNKIPTNILLKGGHHPSATGTDRLFLKDEIIDLLPSDKKCFAKHGSGCVLSAAIAANLTRNQSLEGSCRNAKTYIEKYLNSTPTLIGHHYVS; this comes from the coding sequence ATGTCAGCAAATCGTCCAATCGCACTTTCGATAGCAGGTTTTGATCCCTCGGGAGGTGCCGGTGTTTTGGCAGATGTCAAAACATTTGAACAGCATCATGTTACTGGATTTGGCATTTTAACCTCCAATACCATTCAAACGGAAGATCAATTTATTGAAATTCAATGGACTGATTTGAGTTTTGTGATTCGTTCTATTGAAACCTTTTTTGATCGTTATAAAATTAGTGCGGTCAAAATTGGAATTATTCCGTCTTTGAATTATCTGAACCACATTCTTTCAACCATAAAAAGAATATCCCCTGGCACTTTAATAGTTTGGGACCCGGTTTTAAAATCGTCAACACAATTTGAATTTATGAGTATTGAAGATCTTTTAGAATTGAATCCTACGTTGTCAAAAATTGATTTAATTACTCCTAACTACAACGAAATTGAAATATTGTTTCCGGGTTTTATTATCAATCAACTTGAGTTTCAGAATAAAATTCCAACAAACATTCTATTAAAAGGCGGACATCATCCTTCGGCAACCGGAACTGATCGTTTGTTTCTGAAAGACGAAATCATCGATCTTCTGCCTTCTGATAAAAAATGCTTCGCAAAACATGGTTCAGGCTGTGTATTATCGGCTGCAATAGCTGCAAATCTTACACGGAATCAATCTCTGGAAGGATCTTGCAGGAATGCGAAAACCTACATAGAAAAATACCTGAATTCCACTCCAACCTTAATCGGACATCATTATGTATCATAA
- a CDS encoding thiamine phosphate synthase — protein MIVITNPSAIANEISILDSLFEEGLALLHIRKPDFSEIEMATFIHQIKLENRNKLVLHNHPILAEDFGINRIHFSEKERKDNTLISSEGKSFSTATHSIEDFNSLSSAFNYAFLSPVFKSISKEDYHPKTNLFEALNSRTNHRTKVIALGGIDAKNIQKTLENGFDDVALLGSIWKNENPIKQFKLCQQIVQSHFR, from the coding sequence ATGATCGTAATTACCAATCCTTCTGCTATAGCAAATGAAATCAGCATTCTGGATTCTTTATTTGAAGAAGGATTGGCTTTGCTTCATATCAGGAAACCTGATTTTTCCGAAATTGAAATGGCAACATTTATTCATCAAATAAAATTAGAGAACAGAAACAAATTGGTTCTGCACAACCATCCTATTCTGGCAGAAGATTTTGGAATTAACAGAATTCATTTTTCGGAAAAGGAAAGAAAAGACAACACTTTAATTTCTTCAGAAGGAAAATCATTTTCGACAGCAACGCATTCAATTGAAGATTTCAATTCCTTATCATCCGCATTCAACTATGCTTTCTTAAGTCCTGTATTTAAAAGTATTTCTAAAGAAGATTATCATCCAAAGACAAACCTGTTTGAAGCTTTAAACTCAAGAACAAATCACAGGACTAAAGTTATTGCTTTAGGAGGAATTGATGCTAAAAACATCCAAAAGACACTCGAAAATGGCTTTGATGATGTGGCTCTTTTAGGAAGTATTTGGAAAAATGAAAACCCTATAAAACAATTCAAATTATGTCAGCAAATCGTCCAATCGCACTTTCGATAG
- the thiC gene encoding phosphomethylpyrimidine synthase ThiC, whose product MTTEEQISRTPFPNSKKVYINGEIHPIKVAMREIHLSDTKLSNGGIEKNPPVTVYDTSGPYTDPNIEIDIRKGLPRLREQWILDRNDVEILNEITSDYGQSRLKDESLNHLRFEYLHQPKRAKKGANVSQLYYAKQGIITPEMEYIAIRENQRIELLNEQTKAMQCQHGGHSFGANTPKSKITPEFVRSEVACGRAIIPNNINHPESEPMIVGRNFLVKINANIGNSAVTSSIEEEVEKAVWACRWGADTIMDLSTGKNIHETREWIIRNSPVPIGTVPIYQALEKVKGIAEDLTWEVFRDTLIEQAEQGVSYFTIHAGVLLRYIHLTADRVTGIVSRGGSIMAKWCLFHHKENFLYTHFEEICEIMKQYDVAFSLGDGLRPGSIADANDAAQFAELETLGELTKIAWKHDVQVFIEGPGHVPMHMIKENMDKQLEHCHEAPFYTLGPLTTDIAPGYDHITSAIGAAMIGWYGCAMLCYVTPKEHLGLPNKKDVKDGVITYKISAHAADLAKGHPGAQYRDNALSKARFEFRWEDQFNLALDPDTAREFHDETLPADGAKVAHFCSMCGPKFCSMKISQEIRDVAAAEKGMQEKSEEFIEQGKEIYI is encoded by the coding sequence ATGACTACAGAAGAACAAATTTCCAGAACCCCGTTTCCTAATTCTAAAAAAGTTTACATCAACGGAGAAATACACCCCATCAAAGTGGCCATGCGCGAGATTCATCTAAGTGACACCAAACTTTCAAATGGCGGAATTGAAAAAAATCCTCCCGTAACGGTTTATGATACCTCAGGTCCCTATACTGATCCTAATATTGAAATCGATATTAGAAAAGGTCTTCCAAGACTAAGAGAACAATGGATTTTAGATCGAAATGATGTCGAAATTCTGAATGAAATCACTTCAGATTACGGACAAAGCCGATTGAAAGACGAAAGTTTAAATCATCTTCGATTTGAGTATTTACATCAGCCTAAAAGAGCTAAAAAGGGCGCTAATGTTTCACAATTATATTACGCCAAACAAGGCATTATCACTCCTGAGATGGAATATATTGCTATTCGTGAGAACCAACGAATAGAGCTTTTAAACGAACAAACCAAAGCGATGCAATGTCAGCACGGCGGTCATAGTTTTGGGGCTAACACCCCTAAAAGTAAAATCACTCCCGAATTTGTTCGCAGCGAAGTAGCTTGCGGAAGAGCCATTATCCCCAACAACATTAATCATCCTGAAAGTGAGCCTATGATCGTTGGCCGCAACTTTTTGGTTAAGATAAACGCTAACATTGGCAATAGCGCCGTGACTTCGAGTATTGAAGAAGAAGTAGAAAAAGCAGTCTGGGCCTGCCGTTGGGGTGCAGATACGATTATGGACTTATCAACGGGTAAAAACATTCACGAAACCCGAGAGTGGATTATCCGTAACTCTCCTGTTCCAATCGGTACCGTTCCGATTTATCAGGCTTTAGAAAAAGTAAAAGGAATTGCCGAAGATTTAACCTGGGAAGTTTTTCGTGACACTTTAATTGAACAGGCTGAGCAAGGTGTTTCTTATTTTACGATTCATGCCGGAGTACTGTTACGTTATATTCATTTGACTGCCGATCGCGTTACCGGAATTGTTTCGCGTGGCGGATCTATCATGGCCAAATGGTGCTTGTTTCACCATAAAGAAAACTTTTTGTACACTCATTTTGAGGAAATCTGCGAAATCATGAAACAATATGACGTGGCTTTTTCTCTTGGAGATGGTTTACGTCCGGGTTCTATTGCAGATGCCAACGATGCAGCGCAATTTGCAGAGCTGGAAACCCTCGGAGAATTGACTAAAATTGCCTGGAAACACGATGTTCAGGTTTTCATTGAAGGTCCCGGTCACGTTCCGATGCACATGATTAAAGAAAATATGGACAAACAACTGGAACATTGTCATGAAGCACCTTTTTATACTTTAGGCCCACTAACGACAGACATTGCACCGGGTTACGACCACATTACCTCTGCCATTGGAGCCGCAATGATTGGCTGGTACGGCTGCGCGATGTTGTGTTATGTTACTCCAAAGGAACACCTTGGTTTACCTAACAAAAAAGATGTGAAAGATGGTGTAATCACCTATAAAATTTCAGCACATGCTGCCGATCTTGCCAAAGGTCATCCGGGAGCACAATACCGCGACAATGCTTTAAGTAAGGCCCGTTTTGAATTCCGTTGGGAAGACCAGTTCAATTTAGCCCTTGACCCTGATACGGCCCGAGAGTTTCACGATGAAACCCTTCCTGCCGATGGTGCAAAAGTCGCTCATTTTTGTTCAATGTGTGGTCCTAAATTCTGCTCTATGAAGATCTCTCAGGAAATTCGTGATGTAGCCGCGGCCGAAAAAGGCATGCAAGAGAAATCAGAAGAGTTTATTGAACAGGGGAAAGAGATTTACATATAA
- the thiS gene encoding sulfur carrier protein ThiS, translating into MELKINQQIKKFDAESLSIQSLLNLEIPNKQNGIAVAINNTVVPKSNWNQQLVSETDEILIISATQGG; encoded by the coding sequence ATGGAACTAAAAATCAACCAACAAATCAAAAAATTCGATGCTGAATCGTTAAGCATTCAGTCATTGCTCAATCTCGAAATTCCCAACAAACAAAACGGAATCGCCGTTGCTATCAACAATACTGTTGTTCCAAAATCCAACTGGAACCAACAACTCGTATCCGAAACTGACGAAATTCTAATTATTTCTGCTACACAAGGGGGATGA
- a CDS encoding DNA-3-methyladenine glycosylase I → MESKNLVRCGWCSSSDLYKKYHDEEWGVPIYDDPSIFEFLILETFQAGLSWITILNKRENFRAAFDHFDYKKIAQYPEEKIESLLQDTGIVRNKLKIRATVSNAQAFLKVQEEFGTFSDYIWKFVNGKPIDNNPRTLKDVPATTPISDEISKDLKKRGFKFVGSTVIYAHMQATGMVNDHVEDCFVRKGK, encoded by the coding sequence ATGGAGAGTAAAAATCTAGTACGCTGCGGCTGGTGTTCTTCCAGTGATTTATATAAAAAATATCATGATGAAGAATGGGGTGTTCCTATTTATGATGATCCGTCTATATTCGAATTTTTAATTTTAGAAACCTTTCAGGCAGGTTTAAGCTGGATTACCATTTTAAATAAAAGAGAGAATTTCAGAGCCGCTTTTGATCATTTCGATTATAAAAAAATTGCCCAATATCCGGAAGAAAAAATAGAGTCTTTGCTACAGGATACGGGAATTGTTCGCAACAAACTTAAAATTCGTGCTACTGTTTCAAACGCACAGGCATTCCTGAAAGTACAGGAAGAATTTGGCACTTTCTCTGACTATATTTGGAAATTTGTCAACGGAAAACCGATCGACAACAATCCAAGAACATTAAAAGACGTCCCTGCTACTACTCCAATTTCGGACGAAATTAGTAAAGATTTAAAAAAAAGAGGCTTCAAGTTTGTCGGATCAACCGTGATTTACGCTCATATGCAGGCTACAGGAATGGTTAACGATCATGTTGAAGACTGCTTTGTCCGAAAGGGGAAATAG
- a CDS encoding queuosine precursor transporter, producing MFKTRREIVFVILAGIFITNAVVAELIGGKLIQIGPFVMSIGILPWPIVFLTTDLINEYFGEKGVKKLSFITACLIAYAFLILFMAIVIPAAKGISPVNDEQFKAVFGQSMWIIVGSLIAFMASQLIDVWIFWFFKRRTGERKIWLRTTGSTVISQLFDSFIVLGIAFWLPGKIDFDTFISSGLTGYIFKLSVAVLLTPAIYAGHHLIKKYLDKDPEHEKSKHLNNGE from the coding sequence ATGTTTAAAACCCGTAGAGAAATTGTTTTTGTAATTCTGGCTGGCATCTTTATAACCAATGCTGTTGTAGCCGAACTTATTGGAGGAAAATTAATCCAGATTGGACCATTTGTAATGAGCATTGGTATTTTACCCTGGCCGATTGTCTTTCTAACAACCGATTTAATCAATGAATATTTTGGTGAAAAAGGAGTCAAAAAACTGTCCTTTATAACAGCCTGTTTAATTGCTTATGCTTTTCTGATCTTATTTATGGCTATTGTGATACCCGCCGCCAAAGGAATCAGCCCTGTTAATGACGAACAATTTAAGGCGGTTTTTGGACAAAGTATGTGGATCATCGTAGGTAGTTTAATTGCCTTTATGGCTTCTCAGTTGATCGATGTCTGGATCTTTTGGTTTTTCAAAAGACGTACCGGAGAGCGAAAAATATGGCTCAGAACCACAGGATCAACTGTAATCTCACAATTGTTTGATTCTTTTATCGTACTTGGAATTGCCTTTTGGTTACCCGGAAAAATTGATTTCGATACTTTTATTTCATCAGGATTAACAGGTTACATTTTCAAACTATCCGTAGCGGTTTTACTGACACCGGCTATTTATGCAGGACATCACCTGATTAAGAAATATTTAGACAAAGATCCTGAACACGAAAAATCCAAACACTTAAACAATGGAGAGTAA
- a CDS encoding M3 family metallopeptidase: MKKLMTIFLMGTTLFAANAQTIPDNPLVQKWTGPYGGVPAFNEYKVSQFKPAIEFAIQEKLNQIEAIANNPKAPTFDNTIAAMERSGETMDRISTVYGIYRSNLSSPEFSAIDREMSPKFSEFSDKINQNKKLFTRVETLYNSKESKKLTKEQQRLIWLYYTNFVRQGAKLNEADKEKVAAINKELASLFTRFSQNLLAEEQNQYVELKTESDFDGLPEEVKKAAIAEAKDRKLNVMGCIANTRSSIEPFLTFSTRRDLREKAFDIFVKRGDNGNANDNNSTLVSILELRTKKAKLLGFPTFAHWSLSNKMAKDPQKTLDLMLSVWEPAVEKVREDVAEMQKIVDAEGGKFKIQPWDYRYYAEKVRKAKYDLDQNEVKPYLQLEKLREGMFWVAGELFNLNFKQITNVPVYHPDVRVWEVSNKLTGKTVGLWYFDPYARAGKRSGAWMNAYRNQERMDGEVLTIVSNNCNFVKGAPNEPILISWEDASTLFHEFGHALHGLCSNVTYPSLAGTSVARDYVEFPSQLLEHWLATPEVLNKFALHYKTGEPLPKALVDRIERAANFGEGFSTVETISSSLIDMKLHLATTTIDPHKFEKETLDALHMPSEIVMRHRIPQFGHIFSGDGYSAGYYSYLWADVINADAWEAFTEGKGAYDKAVAKRLYESVFSVGNTIDQEKAYENFRGRAPKSDALMRARNFPIKK; encoded by the coding sequence ATGAAAAAATTAATGACAATTTTTCTCATGGGAACAACCTTATTTGCGGCTAACGCACAGACCATCCCGGACAATCCGCTGGTTCAAAAATGGACAGGTCCCTACGGCGGTGTCCCTGCTTTTAATGAGTATAAAGTTTCGCAGTTTAAACCGGCAATTGAATTTGCGATTCAGGAAAAACTAAACCAAATAGAGGCTATTGCTAACAATCCAAAAGCGCCAACTTTTGATAATACGATTGCTGCTATGGAGCGTTCAGGAGAAACAATGGACAGAATTTCTACTGTTTACGGAATTTACAGATCTAATTTAAGCAGTCCTGAATTTAGCGCTATTGACAGAGAAATGTCTCCTAAGTTCTCTGAGTTTAGTGATAAAATCAATCAGAATAAAAAGCTTTTTACAAGAGTTGAAACGCTCTATAATTCTAAAGAGAGTAAAAAACTAACCAAGGAACAACAGCGTCTGATCTGGTTGTATTATACAAATTTTGTTCGTCAGGGAGCAAAGTTAAATGAAGCGGATAAAGAGAAAGTGGCCGCGATAAATAAAGAGCTGGCGTCACTTTTTACCCGTTTTAGTCAGAACTTATTGGCGGAAGAACAAAATCAATATGTGGAATTGAAAACAGAAAGTGATTTTGACGGACTGCCTGAAGAGGTTAAGAAAGCAGCTATTGCTGAAGCTAAAGACAGAAAACTGAATGTTATGGGGTGTATTGCTAATACACGTTCATCAATTGAGCCTTTCCTGACTTTCTCGACACGCAGAGATTTAAGGGAAAAAGCATTTGATATTTTTGTAAAACGTGGTGATAATGGAAATGCGAATGATAACAATTCGACATTGGTTTCTATTTTAGAATTACGAACGAAAAAAGCTAAATTATTAGGTTTCCCTACTTTTGCCCATTGGAGTTTATCGAACAAAATGGCAAAGGATCCTCAGAAAACTTTAGATTTAATGCTTTCTGTATGGGAACCTGCAGTTGAAAAAGTGCGTGAAGATGTAGCAGAAATGCAAAAGATTGTAGATGCAGAAGGAGGTAAATTCAAAATTCAGCCATGGGATTACCGTTATTATGCTGAAAAAGTTAGAAAAGCGAAGTACGATTTAGATCAGAATGAAGTTAAACCGTATTTACAGTTGGAAAAATTAAGAGAAGGAATGTTTTGGGTAGCGGGCGAATTGTTTAATTTGAATTTTAAGCAAATCACAAATGTGCCGGTTTATCATCCTGACGTTCGTGTTTGGGAAGTAAGTAATAAATTGACAGGTAAAACAGTTGGTTTATGGTATTTTGACCCTTATGCACGTGCAGGCAAGCGTTCAGGAGCCTGGATGAACGCTTATCGCAATCAGGAGCGAATGGATGGAGAGGTGTTGACGATTGTGTCTAACAACTGTAACTTTGTAAAAGGAGCTCCAAACGAGCCTATTTTAATCTCCTGGGAAGATGCTTCAACTTTGTTTCATGAGTTTGGACACGCGCTTCACGGATTGTGTTCAAATGTAACTTATCCAAGTTTAGCAGGAACTTCTGTAGCTCGTGATTATGTTGAGTTCCCTTCTCAATTATTAGAGCATTGGTTAGCGACTCCGGAAGTACTAAACAAGTTTGCATTACATTACAAAACGGGTGAGCCATTACCGAAAGCTTTGGTTGACAGAATTGAAAGAGCAGCTAATTTTGGGGAAGGTTTTTCAACTGTAGAAACCATTTCGAGCTCCTTGATTGATATGAAGCTTCATTTGGCTACCACTACTATTGATCCTCATAAATTTGAAAAAGAGACTTTAGATGCACTTCATATGCCGTCAGAAATTGTAATGCGTCATAGAATTCCGCAATTTGGACATATCTTTTCAGGAGATGGTTATTCAGCAGGATATTACAGTTATTTATGGGCAGACGTGATCAATGCTGATGCCTGGGAAGCTTTTACAGAAGGAAAAGGGGCTTATGATAAAGCAGTAGCAAAACGTCTTTACGAAAGTGTTTTTAGTGTTGGAAACACGATTGATCAGGAGAAAGCCTATGAAAACTTTAGAGGAAGAGCTCCGAAATCAGATGCTTTGATGAGAGCCAGAAATTTTCCGATCAAGAAGTAA